In a genomic window of Neisseria flavescens:
- a CDS encoding IS5 family transposase, whose amino-acid sequence MPTYAIIDSQSVKTASGAHDKGFDGGKKIKGRKRHIAVDTLGNLLSVVVHAANIHDTKAGIFVAKKAFETYPGLKGFCADAGYRNTFEREVSEQLGLTVEISKKIQDISWHILPKRWIVERTFAWLGWSRRLAKDFEQTNLSAENFVKLGYISQILKFIK is encoded by the coding sequence ATGCCGACTTATGCCATTATTGATTCGCAAAGTGTCAAAACAGCTTCCGGCGCACATGATAAAGGTTTTGACGGAGGTAAAAAAATCAAAGGCCGTAAGCGACATATAGCTGTTGATACGTTGGGTAACCTATTGTCTGTTGTGGTTCATGCAGCCAATATCCATGACACAAAAGCAGGTATTTTTGTAGCAAAAAAAGCGTTTGAGACCTATCCGGGTTTAAAAGGTTTCTGTGCAGACGCAGGTTATCGGAATACATTTGAGCGCGAAGTATCGGAGCAATTGGGTTTAACTGTTGAGATTTCAAAGAAAATTCAAGATATTTCTTGGCATATTCTGCCCAAACGTTGGATTGTAGAACGAACGTTTGCATGGTTAGGTTGGTCTCGACGTTTGGCAAAAGATTTTGAGCAGACGAATTTATCTGCTGAAAATTTTGTCAAACTAGGGTATATTTCACAAATATTAAAATTTATCAAATAG
- the purB gene encoding adenylosuccinate lyase gives MINPIAALSPLDGRYAKSVEALRPIFSEYGLMRARVKVELNWLKALAAEPKIVEVPAFSDFTLAEIDKVIENFSLEDAAAVKAIEATTNHDVKAIEYWLKERFSGVPEVAAASEFIHFACTSEDINNLSHALMLQEAREAVLLPKLAEIIEKLTGMAHELAAVPMMSRTHGQPATPSTLGKEIANVVYRLQRQFKNLQAQEFLGKINGAVGNYNAHMVAYPDVDWETHCRNFVEIGLGLTFNPYTIQIEPHDYMAEFFQAISRVNTILIDFNRDVWGYISLGYFKQKVKAGEVGSSTMPHKVNPIDFENSEGNLGMANAVLGFLSEKLPISRWQRDLTDSTVLRNMGVGVGYAVLGFAAHLRGLNKLEPNPAALAADLDATWELLAEPIQTVMRRYGVANPYEKLKDLTRGKDGITPEVLKLFIESLEIPTEAKAKLLELTPALYVGKAEELAKRI, from the coding sequence ATGATTAACCCTATCGCTGCACTTTCCCCATTAGATGGCCGCTACGCCAAATCCGTTGAAGCATTGCGTCCGATTTTCTCCGAATACGGCCTGATGCGTGCGCGTGTCAAAGTTGAATTAAACTGGCTCAAAGCCCTTGCCGCCGAACCTAAGATTGTAGAAGTTCCTGCTTTCAGCGATTTTACGCTTGCCGAAATCGACAAAGTGATTGAAAACTTCTCGCTTGAAGATGCCGCCGCCGTCAAAGCCATTGAGGCGACCACCAATCACGACGTCAAAGCCATCGAATATTGGCTTAAAGAACGCTTCTCCGGCGTGCCTGAAGTGGCTGCCGCCAGCGAGTTCATTCACTTTGCCTGCACCAGCGAAGACATCAACAACCTGTCCCACGCTTTAATGCTGCAAGAAGCGCGTGAGGCTGTTTTGCTGCCGAAACTGGCCGAAATCATCGAAAAACTGACCGGAATGGCACATGAGTTGGCTGCCGTCCCTATGATGAGCCGCACGCATGGCCAGCCTGCTACACCAAGCACACTGGGTAAAGAAATCGCCAATGTCGTGTACCGCCTGCAACGTCAGTTTAAAAACCTGCAAGCGCAAGAGTTCCTCGGCAAAATCAATGGCGCAGTCGGCAACTACAATGCCCATATGGTCGCTTATCCCGATGTGGATTGGGAAACCCACTGCCGCAACTTCGTCGAAATCGGCCTCGGTCTGACCTTCAACCCCTACACCATCCAAATCGAACCGCACGACTATATGGCGGAATTCTTCCAAGCCATCAGCCGTGTCAACACGATTCTGATCGACTTTAACCGCGATGTTTGGGGCTACATTTCTTTGGGTTACTTCAAACAAAAAGTCAAAGCAGGCGAAGTCGGCTCTTCTACAATGCCGCACAAAGTCAATCCGATCGACTTTGAAAACTCCGAAGGCAACCTTGGTATGGCTAATGCCGTATTGGGCTTTTTGTCCGAAAAACTGCCGATTTCCCGTTGGCAGCGTGACCTGACCGACAGCACCGTATTGCGCAATATGGGCGTAGGCGTGGGCTATGCCGTGTTGGGCTTTGCCGCCCACCTGCGCGGTCTGAACAAGCTTGAGCCGAATCCTGCCGCCCTTGCTGCCGATTTGGACGCTACTTGGGAGCTGCTGGCCGAGCCGATTCAAACCGTAATGCGTCGTTACGGCGTAGCCAATCCTTACGAGAAGCTGAAAGACCTGACGCGCGGTAAAGACGGCATTACGCCTGAAGTGTTGAAACTCTTTATCGAGTCGTTGGAAATTCCGACAGAAGCCAAAGCCAAATTGCTTGAGTTGACCCCTGCGTTGTATGTGGGTAAAGCCGAAGAGTTGGCAAAACGAATTTGA
- a CDS encoding surface-adhesin E family protein: MNIKRFSLAATVFAALMLSACETTTTSSGGGSWTNIGTISEGNIKVAIDKSSIKRNGALVTFRDKKTVSKLKEERFVNTPAYKTAIGNWEIHCSNKTYRLAALQLMDEHGRVISNQSYTPTSIRPMSVMSGTITEKQYETVCGHKL, encoded by the coding sequence ATGAATATCAAACGTTTTTCCCTAGCTGCAACCGTATTTGCAGCTTTGATGTTGAGTGCCTGTGAAACAACCACCACATCGAGCGGCGGCGGTAGCTGGACTAATATCGGCACCATCTCTGAAGGCAATATCAAAGTAGCCATTGATAAAAGCAGCATTAAAAGAAATGGCGCACTGGTTACTTTCCGTGATAAAAAAACCGTTTCCAAACTGAAAGAGGAACGTTTCGTCAATACGCCGGCCTATAAAACAGCCATCGGCAACTGGGAAATTCATTGCTCAAACAAAACCTATCGTCTGGCAGCGCTGCAACTGATGGACGAACACGGCCGGGTAATTTCCAACCAAAGCTATACGCCGACCAGCATCCGTCCAATGAGCGTCATGAGCGGCACGATTACTGAAAAACAATACGAAACTGTGTGCGGACATAAGCTTTAA
- a CDS encoding L-threonylcarbamoyladenylate synthase, with product MMFPRILSAAAQRRLQAHLKKGGLVAYPTESCYGLGCVPTLSKALNQLIHLKKRPQHKGMIVIGHSLEQLQPLLQRPSENIQTMLHEAWPAPKTFLLSAGKKVLPSLRGKGRSKLAVRVPAHAGARRLCQVLEMPLVSTSCNRAGKRACKTEREVRRQFGRKVWVVGGLIGKQKTPSQIIDGETGVRLR from the coding sequence ATGATGTTTCCCAGAATTTTATCGGCTGCAGCCCAACGCAGGTTGCAGGCGCATCTTAAAAAAGGCGGTTTGGTCGCCTATCCTACCGAGTCTTGCTATGGCTTGGGCTGTGTCCCTACTTTGTCCAAAGCACTCAATCAACTGATTCATCTGAAAAAACGACCGCAACACAAAGGCATGATTGTCATTGGCCATAGCTTAGAACAGTTGCAACCTTTGCTGCAAAGGCCGTCTGAAAATATCCAAACCATGCTGCATGAAGCATGGCCGGCTCCAAAAACTTTTTTATTGTCGGCCGGCAAAAAAGTATTGCCCTCATTGCGTGGAAAAGGACGCAGTAAATTGGCTGTCAGGGTTCCTGCGCACGCAGGTGCAAGACGTTTATGTCAGGTTTTGGAAATGCCTTTAGTCTCTACTTCATGCAATCGTGCAGGAAAGCGGGCGTGCAAAACGGAAAGGGAAGTCAGAAGACAGTTTGGCAGAAAAGTCTGGGTTGTAGGCGGATTGATAGGTAAGCAGAAAACGCCTAGCCAGATTATTGACGGAGAAACAGGGGTAAGGCTGCGTTAA
- the purD gene encoding phosphoribosylamine--glycine ligase encodes MKLLVIGNGGREHALAWKLAQSSKVETVFVAPGNAGTAIEPKLQNIALTAHQDLIDFCRNENIAFTVVGPEAPLAAGVVNDFRAAGLKIFGPTQYAAQLESSKDFAKAFMAKYKIPTAQYQTFENADVAHDYVNQKGAPIVIKADGLAAGKGVIVAMTLDEAHATIDDMLLDNKMGNAGARVVIEDFLQGEEASFIVMVDGNHVLPMATSQDHKRLLDDDKGPNTGGMGAYSPAPVVTPDVYERAMNEIILPTVAGMKAEGHEFTGFLYAGLMIDKTGAPYTIEFNCRFGDPETQPIMSRLDSDLVDLVEAAIDGKLDSVTAEWNLQTAVGVVLAAQNYPDSPKKGDVIFGLDKANQIGKVFHAGTATNEKGEVVTNGGRVLCVVGLGDDVAQAKSKAYEALEIIRFDGMQYRKDIADKAINR; translated from the coding sequence ATGAAATTGCTCGTTATTGGTAATGGTGGACGTGAACACGCACTGGCTTGGAAATTGGCGCAGTCGTCTAAAGTAGAAACAGTCTTTGTTGCACCTGGTAATGCCGGAACGGCAATTGAGCCTAAACTGCAGAATATAGCGTTGACGGCACATCAAGATTTGATTGATTTTTGCCGTAATGAAAATATTGCCTTTACCGTGGTCGGCCCTGAAGCTCCTTTGGCTGCGGGTGTCGTGAATGACTTCCGTGCTGCCGGATTGAAGATTTTTGGCCCGACTCAATACGCGGCCCAGCTGGAGAGTTCAAAAGATTTTGCTAAAGCATTTATGGCAAAATATAAGATTCCGACTGCGCAATACCAAACCTTTGAAAATGCCGATGTGGCACATGATTACGTCAATCAAAAAGGTGCGCCGATTGTTATTAAAGCGGATGGTTTGGCTGCCGGTAAAGGCGTGATTGTTGCCATGACTTTGGATGAAGCCCACGCCACTATCGACGATATGTTGTTGGACAACAAAATGGGCAATGCAGGCGCGCGTGTTGTGATTGAAGATTTCCTGCAAGGCGAGGAAGCGAGCTTTATCGTTATGGTGGACGGCAATCATGTTTTGCCTATGGCAACCAGTCAAGACCATAAACGCCTGCTGGATGACGACAAAGGCCCTAATACCGGCGGTATGGGCGCATACAGCCCTGCTCCGGTGGTAACGCCTGATGTGTACGAGCGCGCGATGAATGAAATTATTTTGCCGACTGTGGCCGGTATGAAAGCAGAAGGCCATGAATTTACCGGCTTTTTATACGCGGGCTTGATGATTGATAAAACCGGTGCGCCTTATACCATCGAATTTAACTGCCGTTTCGGCGACCCTGAAACCCAGCCGATTATGAGCCGTTTGGATAGCGATTTGGTGGATTTGGTTGAGGCGGCAATCGACGGCAAACTGGATAGTGTTACTGCCGAATGGAATCTGCAGACTGCAGTAGGTGTGGTGTTGGCCGCACAAAATTATCCTGACTCTCCGAAAAAAGGCGATGTGATCTTTGGCTTGGATAAGGCCAATCAAATCGGTAAAGTTTTCCATGCCGGTACTGCAACGAATGAAAAAGGCGAAGTGGTAACCAACGGCGGCCGTGTGTTGTGTGTAGTCGGTTTGGGCGATGATGTTGCACAAGCTAAAAGCAAGGCTTATGAGGCATTGGAAATAATCCGTTTTGACGGCATGCAATACCGTAAAGACATTGCCGATAAAGCCATCAACCGTTAA
- a CDS encoding DUF4298 domain-containing protein — MQKRIDEIQSKYREWCELLPKLEADIARWKHAASLMQDMDDFYTNEYQACHQAIEEGADVDLRTQGEYSIMSEDALWNALGEFHQLAWEHLRSSVNALDRYQG, encoded by the coding sequence ATGCAAAAACGTATTGACGAAATTCAAAGCAAATACCGCGAATGGTGCGAATTACTGCCTAAACTGGAAGCAGATATCGCCCGCTGGAAACATGCCGCAAGCCTCATGCAAGACATGGATGACTTCTATACCAACGAATACCAAGCATGCCATCAGGCCATTGAAGAAGGGGCAGACGTTGATTTACGCACACAGGGCGAATACAGCATTATGAGCGAAGATGCTCTATGGAACGCACTGGGGGAATTTCATCAACTGGCTTGGGAACACCTGCGCTCAAGCGTAAATGCTTTAGACAGATACCAAGGCTAA
- a CDS encoding IMPACT family protein, whose amino-acid sequence MITTYKTITTPTQAEFKDKGSRFIAYAYPIRTLADAKKYLDPLKEEHHKARHWCYAYRLGVDGMQFRANDDGEPSGSAGRPILGQIDSVGVTDVLVVVVRYFGGTLLGVPGLIHAYKESTAQALAIAEVVEKNVEKTVWLKCEYPVLNEAIRIAKQYQADIVEQDLQLDCKLTVKIALADYEACIAAWKNTRQIEVDTDKPFE is encoded by the coding sequence ATGATTACGACCTATAAAACCATTACTACACCGACACAGGCTGAATTTAAAGATAAAGGCAGCCGCTTCATTGCATACGCCTATCCGATACGAACGTTGGCCGATGCGAAGAAGTATCTCGACCCATTAAAGGAAGAGCATCACAAGGCAAGACATTGGTGCTACGCCTATCGACTGGGTGTGGACGGAATGCAGTTTCGCGCAAATGATGATGGGGAACCGTCCGGGAGCGCAGGCCGCCCTATTCTGGGGCAGATTGATTCTGTCGGCGTAACGGATGTGTTGGTTGTGGTTGTGCGCTATTTTGGCGGTACGCTATTGGGTGTTCCCGGTTTGATTCATGCCTATAAGGAATCAACGGCTCAGGCATTGGCGATAGCTGAAGTTGTTGAAAAGAATGTTGAAAAGACAGTTTGGTTGAAGTGTGAATATCCTGTTTTGAATGAGGCTATACGAATTGCCAAACAATATCAGGCCGATATTGTGGAACAGGATTTGCAGCTGGATTGTAAGTTGACAGTGAAAATAGCATTGGCTGATTATGAAGCTTGTATTGCTGCTTGGAAAAATACGCGCCAAATTGAAGTAGATACTGATAAGCCGTTTGAATAA
- a CDS encoding electron transfer flavoprotein subunit alpha/FixB family protein — translation MSVLIIAEHNNQHLNPATLHAVTAAAKLGNVDLLVAGSNAAAVVEEAKQVAGVAKVLVADAPYYAEGLAEELAPLVVKLAADYRYVAATATAFGKNLLPRVAALLDVPQVSDLTEVVDNSTFVRPIYAGNAFETVQSNSEKLVLTFRATAFDAAVQGGNAEVVNIEATPAQNLSRFVSCQLSQSDRPELTQAKVIVSGGRALGSAEKFNEVLTPLADALGAAIGASRAAVDAEYAPNDAQVGQTGKVVAPQLYFAIGISGAIQHVAGMQDSKVIVAINKDTDAPIFNVADYGLVGDLFEVVPQLTEALKN, via the coding sequence ATGAGCGTATTGATTATTGCGGAACATAATAACCAACATTTGAATCCTGCCACTTTGCATGCGGTAACGGCTGCCGCCAAATTGGGTAATGTAGATTTATTGGTTGCCGGCAGTAATGCTGCTGCGGTGGTTGAAGAGGCGAAACAGGTTGCAGGCGTGGCAAAAGTTTTAGTAGCCGATGCACCCTATTACGCTGAAGGTTTGGCAGAAGAATTAGCGCCTTTGGTTGTTAAACTGGCTGCGGATTACCGCTATGTGGCTGCGACTGCAACTGCGTTTGGTAAAAATCTGTTGCCTCGAGTAGCCGCCCTGTTGGATGTACCACAAGTTTCGGATTTAACCGAAGTTGTGGATAACTCGACATTTGTCCGTCCGATTTATGCCGGTAATGCATTTGAAACCGTTCAATCCAATTCTGAAAAACTGGTGCTGACTTTCCGTGCAACAGCGTTTGATGCTGCCGTACAAGGCGGTAATGCAGAAGTGGTCAATATTGAGGCAACGCCTGCTCAAAACCTGAGCCGTTTCGTAAGCTGTCAACTTTCCCAGTCTGACCGCCCTGAATTGACTCAGGCAAAAGTGATTGTTTCCGGTGGCCGTGCATTGGGTAGTGCTGAAAAATTCAATGAAGTGTTGACTCCATTGGCGGATGCTTTGGGTGCGGCGATTGGTGCTTCACGTGCGGCAGTGGATGCCGAGTATGCGCCAAACGATGCCCAAGTCGGACAAACCGGTAAAGTGGTTGCGCCGCAACTATACTTCGCTATCGGTATTTCCGGAGCCATCCAGCACGTTGCCGGTATGCAGGACAGTAAAGTAATTGTTGCCATCAACAAAGATACTGACGCTCCGATTTTCAATGTAGCAGATTACGGCTTGGTTGGTGATTTGTTTGAAGTTGTGCCTCAACTGACTGAAGCACTGAAAAACTAA
- a CDS encoding electron transfer flavoprotein subunit beta/FixA family protein, which translates to MKALVAVKRVVDYNVKVRVKADGSDVDIGNVKMSMNPFDEIAVEEAVRLKEAGKVSEIVAVSLGGKKCEETLRTALAMGADRAVHVETDAKLEPLAVAKLLKAVADKENPQILLLGKQAIDDDANQVAQMLAALLNAAQGTFASKVQIEGEEALVTREIDGGEETVALKLPAVISADLRLNEPRFVKLPNIMAAKKKPLEKLSPADLAVDISPRLNTVKFAEPKSRQAGVKVADVAELVEKLKNEAKVI; encoded by the coding sequence ATGAAAGCACTGGTCGCAGTAAAGCGCGTAGTGGACTACAACGTCAAAGTTCGTGTGAAAGCCGATGGTTCGGATGTAGATATTGGTAATGTCAAAATGTCGATGAATCCGTTTGACGAAATTGCTGTGGAAGAAGCCGTCCGACTAAAAGAAGCCGGAAAAGTAAGCGAAATCGTAGCGGTTTCTTTGGGTGGAAAAAAATGCGAAGAAACCTTGCGTACCGCTTTGGCGATGGGTGCCGACCGTGCGGTTCATGTTGAGACTGATGCGAAGTTGGAGCCTTTGGCCGTTGCAAAATTGCTGAAAGCTGTTGCGGATAAAGAAAATCCGCAAATTTTACTGCTGGGTAAACAGGCAATTGACGATGACGCCAACCAAGTTGCCCAAATGCTGGCTGCATTGTTGAATGCGGCTCAAGGCACTTTTGCATCAAAAGTGCAAATTGAAGGCGAAGAAGCATTGGTAACCCGTGAAATTGACGGCGGCGAAGAGACTGTTGCGTTGAAGTTGCCTGCGGTCATCAGTGCAGATTTGCGTTTGAACGAACCACGCTTTGTCAAACTTCCTAATATCATGGCGGCAAAGAAAAAGCCTTTGGAAAAATTAAGTCCTGCAGATTTGGCTGTGGATATTTCTCCGCGTTTGAATACCGTGAAATTTGCCGAGCCTAAATCACGTCAAGCCGGTGTGAAAGTGGCTGATGTTGCCGAGTTGGTTGAAAAGCTGAAAAACGAAGCCAAAGTGATCTAA
- the waaC gene encoding lipopolysaccharide heptosyltransferase I → MKILLVRLSSMGDLIHTLPAVEDLARQCPEVELHWLCEVGFADIACLHPFVKKVHVMKWRQWRKHLFQAETWSEIGRLKTDLQAESFDFVLDSQGLIKSACFAKMAKSPIYGLDKHSARESLAALAYSKTFAVPKGKNAVWRNRELFAQVFGYTMPETQVFGLSVPESGRLKNLQSPYYAALHATSRDSKLWPVEHWRALLKKLNEEQQCNVYLPWGNETEKMRAEQIASDLPFASVCDKMNLLQAAFLLKKAEGIIGVDTGLLHLANALEKPVVGIYTDTDPVKTGVQVSAYAKNLGGIAQIPNVDEVYQTLMDCVAAYGK, encoded by the coding sequence ATGAAGATTTTACTTGTCCGCTTGTCCAGTATGGGCGATTTAATTCATACGTTGCCCGCAGTTGAAGATTTGGCGCGACAATGTCCTGAGGTAGAACTCCATTGGCTGTGTGAGGTAGGGTTTGCAGATATTGCCTGCTTGCATCCTTTTGTCAAAAAAGTTCATGTAATGAAATGGCGGCAATGGCGCAAACACCTTTTTCAGGCTGAAACATGGAGTGAAATAGGCCGTCTGAAAACGGATTTACAGGCTGAATCTTTTGATTTTGTTTTAGATAGCCAAGGACTGATTAAAAGCGCATGCTTTGCCAAAATGGCGAAATCCCCTATTTACGGCTTGGATAAACACAGCGCGCGTGAAAGTTTGGCTGCCCTTGCATACAGTAAAACGTTTGCCGTACCGAAAGGTAAAAATGCGGTTTGGCGAAACCGTGAATTATTCGCCCAAGTATTTGGTTATACAATGCCTGAAACGCAGGTATTTGGTTTGTCGGTTCCTGAATCAGGCCGTCTGAAAAATTTGCAATCCCCTTATTACGCTGCTTTGCATGCAACCAGTCGCGACAGTAAATTATGGCCGGTAGAACACTGGCGTGCATTATTGAAAAAGTTGAATGAAGAACAACAATGCAATGTATATCTGCCATGGGGAAATGAAACTGAAAAAATGCGTGCCGAACAGATTGCAAGCGATTTACCGTTTGCTTCGGTTTGCGACAAAATGAATTTATTACAGGCTGCATTTTTATTGAAAAAAGCAGAGGGTATTATTGGCGTAGATACCGGACTGCTGCATCTTGCCAATGCATTGGAAAAGCCTGTTGTAGGAATTTATACAGATACAGATCCGGTCAAGACCGGCGTTCAAGTTTCAGCTTATGCAAAAAATTTAGGCGGTATTGCTCAAATTCCCAATGTAGACGAGGTTTATCAAACCTTGATGGATTGTGTTGCTGCATACGGTAAATAA
- a CDS encoding nicotinamidase, translating to MIVSIDVDAQKTFTPLCPKELPVAEGHLIADELNAQAALADLRVMTKDAHHAAAKWLVDNPVDMLKPTGLPDADLTWVSHAMVGTYGYELLDGLPSAKEYDYCVWKGVDPELHPYGACFHDIEEKLSTGLIEWLRCQNADMVIVGGLATDYCVKTTVLQLLKGGAWKVIVNQAACRGIAPETVESAWQEMHSAGAVILENAEEIKKYINNQ from the coding sequence ATGATTGTTTCTATCGATGTAGATGCACAAAAAACGTTTACGCCTTTGTGCCCGAAAGAATTGCCTGTTGCCGAAGGTCATCTGATTGCGGATGAACTTAATGCCCAAGCTGCATTGGCGGATTTGCGTGTGATGACGAAAGATGCGCATCATGCCGCGGCAAAATGGCTTGTGGATAATCCTGTTGATATGTTGAAACCGACGGGTTTGCCCGATGCGGATTTGACTTGGGTGTCGCATGCGATGGTTGGAACATATGGCTATGAATTGTTGGATGGCCTGCCTTCAGCCAAAGAATATGATTATTGCGTTTGGAAAGGCGTCGATCCTGAGTTACATCCCTACGGCGCATGTTTTCACGATATTGAAGAAAAGCTCAGTACAGGTTTGATCGAATGGTTGCGCTGTCAAAATGCAGATATGGTCATTGTCGGCGGTTTGGCAACGGATTATTGTGTGAAGACAACGGTTTTACAGTTGCTTAAAGGCGGGGCTTGGAAAGTCATCGTCAATCAGGCGGCTTGTCGCGGCATTGCTCCAGAAACGGTTGAATCTGCATGGCAGGAAATGCATTCTGCCGGAGCAGTTATTTTAGAAAACGCTGAAGAAATAAAAAAATACATTAATAATCAATAA
- the tsaA gene encoding tRNA (N6-threonylcarbamoyladenosine(37)-N6)-methyltransferase TrmO: MSYSITPIATVHSPYKQKFGIARQPGLVPAAEICIELTPEFTADSVRGLEDFDYVWISFIFHGVLDEGWAQMVRPPRLGGKQKMGVFATRSPHRPNHLGLSLLKLERIETGKPVRIYCSGADLLDGTPVVDIKPYIPFVESKPDASSGFVSGKPEELSVVWAESTLAEHLSTEKKHLIEQSIAQDPRPAYQDIPERIYVMNIADYEVQFRIENKCATVIKLSTT; this comes from the coding sequence ATGTCCTATTCGATTACGCCTATTGCAACCGTTCATTCCCCCTACAAACAAAAATTCGGCATAGCCCGCCAACCCGGTTTGGTTCCTGCGGCAGAAATTTGCATTGAACTCACTCCTGAATTTACCGCAGACAGCGTTCGGGGCTTGGAAGATTTCGACTATGTGTGGATAAGTTTTATTTTCCACGGCGTATTGGATGAAGGTTGGGCGCAAATGGTGCGTCCGCCACGGCTTGGAGGCAAACAAAAAATGGGCGTATTTGCTACGCGCAGCCCGCACCGCCCCAATCATCTCGGTTTATCCCTGCTGAAACTCGAACGCATCGAAACAGGCAAACCTGTCCGCATCTATTGCAGCGGTGCAGACCTGTTGGACGGTACTCCGGTAGTGGATATCAAACCCTACATCCCCTTTGTCGAATCCAAACCTGACGCATCATCAGGCTTTGTCAGCGGCAAACCTGAAGAATTGAGCGTAGTCTGGGCAGAAAGTACGCTTGCGGAACATTTATCCACAGAAAAAAAACATCTCATTGAGCAAAGCATCGCCCAAGATCCTCGTCCTGCCTATCAAGATATTCCCGAACGGATTTATGTGATGAATATTGCAGATTATGAAGTACAGTTTAGGATAGAAAACAAATGTGCCACAGTGATTAAACTATCCACAACCTGA
- the gap gene encoding type I glyceraldehyde-3-phosphate dehydrogenase, whose protein sequence is MSIKVAINGFGRIGRLALRQIEKAQGIEVVAVNDLTPADMLLHLFKYDSTQGRFEGSAELKDDAIVVNGKEIKVFANPNPEELPWGELGVDVVLECTGFFTSKTKAEAHIRAGARKVVISAPGGNDVKTVVYGVNQDILDGSETVISAASCTTNCLAPMAAVLQKEFGIVEGLMTTIHAYTGDQNTLDAPHRKGDFRRARAAALNIVPNSTGAAKAIGLVIPELNGKLDGSAQRVPVATGSLTELVSILERPVTKEEINAAMKAAASESYGYTEDQIVSSDVIGIEYGSLFDATQTRVMTVGDKQLVKTVAWYDNEMSYTCQLVRTLEFFASKI, encoded by the coding sequence ATGAGTATTAAAGTAGCGATTAATGGTTTTGGCCGCATCGGTCGTCTGGCATTGCGTCAAATTGAAAAAGCCCAAGGTATCGAAGTCGTTGCTGTTAACGACTTGACTCCTGCCGATATGCTGCTGCACCTCTTTAAATACGACAGTACTCAAGGCCGCTTTGAAGGCTCTGCCGAATTGAAAGATGATGCGATTGTTGTTAACGGCAAAGAAATCAAAGTATTTGCCAATCCTAATCCTGAAGAATTGCCTTGGGGCGAGCTGGGTGTGGACGTTGTCCTCGAATGTACCGGTTTCTTTACCAGTAAAACCAAAGCTGAAGCCCATATCCGTGCCGGTGCGCGCAAAGTTGTGATTTCTGCTCCTGGCGGCAATGATGTAAAAACCGTTGTGTACGGCGTAAACCAAGATATTTTGGACGGCAGCGAAACCGTTATTTCAGCCGCTTCTTGTACGACTAACTGTTTGGCCCCTATGGCTGCGGTATTGCAAAAAGAGTTCGGTATTGTTGAAGGCCTGATGACCACTATCCATGCTTATACCGGCGACCAAAACACCCTTGACGCGCCGCACCGCAAAGGCGACTTCCGCCGCGCCCGTGCCGCTGCCTTGAATATCGTACCGAACAGCACTGGTGCCGCGAAAGCCATCGGCTTGGTCATTCCTGAATTGAACGGCAAACTTGATGGTTCTGCCCAACGCGTTCCTGTTGCTACCGGCTCTTTGACCGAACTGGTTTCTATTCTCGAACGCCCTGTTACCAAAGAAGAAATCAATGCAGCCATGAAAGCCGCCGCCAGCGAGTCTTACGGCTACACTGAAGATCAAATCGTTTCTTCCGACGTTATTGGTATTGAATACGGCTCACTTTTCGATGCAACTCAAACCCGCGTGATGACAGTTGGCGACAAACAATTGGTGAAAACTGTTGCTTGGTACGACAATGAAATGTCTTACACTTGCCAATTGGTTCGTACCTTGGAATTCTTTGCCAGCAAAATCTAA